The Haloarcula sp. H-GB4 genome segment ACCAGCCGGGAATGATACAGCGAGCCTGCGTCCAGGAGAACACCCAAGGAATGGCCCGGAGGTCCTCGACACTGCGGTCTTCACTTCGGGACGCCGGCCGCGAGCCCATGTTGAGGTTCTCGATGACGGTGATTGGCGTCGCTTGATCGAAGAACTCGACGAAGCCATCGGTCTCAAGCAGGTCCTGATACTCGTCACGGGCGGCGTCGGCCGCTGTCTCCATCGCCTCCTCCCACTCGTCGGGAATCTCCTCGACGGGCTCCTCGATTGCGTTTTGGCGCGCCCGAATCTGGGCGTTGAGCATCTGTTCGAGGTTCCGCTCGGCGATGTCGTGGTTGGCGTACTTCTCTGCGATAGCCTCGCCCTGCTCGGTGAACTTGATCTGACCGGTCACCGTCTCGTTTGGCAGGGCCAGCATGGCGTCGTTCATCGGCCCGCCACCGCGGGAGATAGAGCCGCCGCGGCCGTGGAACAGGCGCATCTCCACGTCGTAGTCGTCGGTGATGTCCGCGAGTCGCTTCTGGTTGTTGTACAGCGACCAGTTGGCGGCGAGGAAGCCATTCTCCTTGTTCGAGTCGGAATACCCGAGCATGATCTCTTGGATATTGTCTCGGGCCTCCAGCGCCTGGGAATAGGCTTCGTTCTCGAACAGCGTGCCCATGATACGGCGGGCGCCGGAGAGTGCGTACTCCGACTCCAGCAGCGGCACCACGTCGAACCCGCAGTAGCCGGGCAAGTCGACGATATCGACCTGGTCGGCGAGGAACAGCACTTCCAGCGCGTGGCTGGGCTCTTCACACCACGAGATGGCGTAGGTATCAATGGCGTCGATACCGAACTCGTTTTGCCAGTCGGCGGTGGCACGGAAGCGGTCGAGGACGCGGGTGGCGTCCTCCGAGAGCCCCTCGGTGTCTTCCATGTCGATAACGGTGTTATCCTGGAGGATGGCCTCGGTCAGGAACTCGACGCGCTCGTCCTCGTCCATCGACGCGTAGTCAATGCCTTGCCGGTCGACAGCCTCGGCGATGGCGTCGGTGTGCATCTTCCGGTGGTCGCGCAGGTCGAGGCTGGCAAGGGTGAAGCCGAACGTCTCGACCTTCCGGATCAGCGGGTCGACATGGGCTTCAGCGATGACCTCGGCATCGTTCTCACGGAGGCTGTCGGCGATGACGCGGAGGTCGGTCAGCAGCTCCTCGTCGTTCTCGTAGCCGCCCTGGCGAACATCGCTGACCCGGATGACGGATTCGCGCATCAGCCGGAGCTTCTGGCGGTAGGGCTCATCGGGATACCGCTCCTCGGCTTCCTTGGCGACGCCGGGGAGCCTAGACTTGTGACGGTCCAGTCGCTCGTTGAACAGCGCATCAGTCGCGATGTTCGAGGCATCTTGGCTCAGCACGCCGGAGAGTTCCTTGAGCTTGGTGCGGTACAGCGGCAGTACAGTATCGCGCTGGCGCTCCAGCGTCTCCTCGGTCACGTCGGTCGTGACGAATGGGTTGCCGTCGCGGTCGGAGCCGGCCCACGAGCGGAACTCATAGAGCGTGTCGATGTCGATGTCCTCGTCGTACACGTCTTCGAGGGTGTGTTCGAGTTCGTCGTACACCTCGTCGATGACGTCAAACAGGACGTTTTCGAGGTACCACTGGACGTTCAGGGCCTCGTCAGTGACTTCTGGGCGGCGGTCACGGACCTGTGGGGTCTGCCAGAGGCTCGTCACTTCAGCATCAAGGTCCCGTTCGATGCGCTTTTGCTCGCGGTCAGTGAGCCGTCGCTCGTCGAGTCGCTCGATGTCACGGGCCACCGACCGGAGTTTCGCTTTCACCGTCTTCCGGCGGGCCTCGGTCGGGTGGGCCGTGAACGTCGGCTGGATGAGCACGTCTTCGAGGACCTGCTCGAACTCCTCCGGGTCTGCGCCACGTTCAGCCAAATCCCGGACGGCTTCCTCAACGCTGTCGGCCAGCACATCTCCTTGGCTGCCCTCCCGGATTTCTCGAACCCGTTCGCGTTCTTCGGCGAGATTGATAAGCTCGAAATACGTGGTAAACGCGCGTGCGACGATATCCTGCGTTTCCGGATTCAGTCGGTTCAGCGCCCGGTGGACCTCGTCCCGTGTCTCGGCGTCACCGCGTCGGTAGTCTATACACGAGTTCCGGATAGTTTCTACCGTTTCAAACGCCTCGGTCGACGTTTGTGCCTCCAGCACCTCGCCCAGGAGCGCACCCAACTCCCGTACGTCCTGGTTTATCTCTCTGGCGTGCAAAGTCATACCACTTCATCCAGAACCGAGCCCTAAAACACTATTGAAACGGTGTATCAGGGATAGACGTTCGTGAAGAACCCGGTTGCGAGAAATAGCCAATATTAATCGTGGGGTTCTTTACCGTATCACACGAATCATACGTGATACAGTGGACTGCCAATGATCGATATCGCACTGGACATGGAGCAGTACGACTGCCCCTTCATCGACACGACGGCAGACCACGATGTCGCTTTTGCAGCGGTACACTGGGACTTCGACCAGCGTGCGCGGGAGTTGGAGACGCGGATGGTTGTCGAAGCCGAGGACGCAGGGATACTCGATACGGGGCTAAACAGCTTGCAGTCCCACGAAAACATGAACGACTGTGCCCTGTTACGCCGCGAGGACAACGCCGCTCATATCAGGACGACTATCGAGGAAACGGCGGCGATGCAGACCATCAGAGACAACGGCGGCTACATCACCGGGCCATTCCATATTGAGGCGGGCAGCGAGACCTGGCACGTCGGCTTCGACCGCGGCCGGGACGCTGACACGACGCTCTCGGAACTTGACCGTGACAACGAGTACGACGTGGTCGACCGCACGTCGGCGACGCTCCCACAGCTGCAGGACCTCGTGCAGAACGCCGGCGCGGCGATGACGCTCGTCGACGGCTGTCGTGACCTCTCGGATACGGAACGCGAGACGCTGGAAACCGCCGTCTCCGAGGGGTACTTCGAGTCACCCCGTGATGCAACGCTGGGGTCACTTGCTGAGGACTTCGGCGTGTCCAAGCCTGCCGTCTCGAAGAATCTCCGGCGCGGCGAGCGGAAGATGATCGAACGCGTCGTCGAAGCACTGGACGACATCGAGGACTGACTTCGACGTGGCTATCGGCTTGGTCCTTTCCCACCCAGAGTGCCAATAGAAAACAGGTGGACGCTACGGCTTCCACAGGTAGCCAACCGACCGGAGCCTGACTCTTTCTGTTGTACGAATGTGATGTAGTATCGGATCCATCCAGCTAATCCGACATCAACAGCATCGGTAGAAATAGACCGATTATCGACTATGTCGCTGTCTGTCCGTATCAGCTACAAGACATACTAAAAAAGAAAACATATGCCACAGAATTCACAATAAGTGAACAGATTCTGCCCATGGAGATCAGTAGGACGCTCCGGGATCAACTCCCGTCTGTCGGTCTCAGCTTAGCTGGATTCTACGTTTGCTGGTTGGGAATCAAGCAGTACTGGACACACCTGCAAATAGATCCCAGCCACGAACTCGGTCTCCTAGCTGAAATCGTAACTCTCGCGTACCTTCTGTTCGGAATTACGCTCTTGGCTGTGTCTGTGTGGGCATCATTTCGTCAGCGACCAGTAATACCGACAGTGGTCCTTGTTTGGCTAGCTGCCGTCAAAGGAACCTTTGTCGCAGACATCTACTCTATTTCGTCTGACACACAGTTCGTGGTGGCGCTTGGTCTGGGACTCTCTGCTATTCCACCGTTGCTAACATGGGTGACCGCTGAGATGTACCGGGTAACTGTTGCTGAAGCAGCTACGTAGCAGATGATCAAGCCGATGTGAGAGGACAGTTCCCAAACAAGGAACGAGACAGGCCGCCTACCGCCATTTTTGTGACAGCCCCGGTCCGGACGAGAACTGCGTTCCGGCCGCCGCGTTAATATGTTAACTCAGCACACTATGTGGGCGGCGGGTCTACAATGATCTGTTATGCAGAACACGGCTACACGGAGGCGCGTTCTCGGTGCGCTCGGTGCCGGTGTTGTTGGACTCAGCGGCTGTGTCAGTGACGACTCATCCATGACTGAACAGGACGATTCGGACGGCGGCATGACGGACAGTGGCACAAACGGTGAATCGGGCGGCAGTGGCTCAGCACAGACCGTCAGTATCGGTGTACTTCAACCCCGCGCAGGCGACCTGAAATACTACGGCGACCAGTCGCTGTGGGGGTTCCTCTCCGGGCTGGCGTACAAGGGTGATACAGACCCGCCGACAGACCCCGGCAGCGGCGAGATCACGATTACCGCCGGTGACACGGAGTACCGCCTGCTGGTACGGGACACAGAGTTCTCGGCGGACACGGCCCAGACAGCGGCGACGAACCTCGTCGAGAACGAGGACGTAGATATGCTCGCCGGCTGTGCGTCCTCGGCGGTCGCCAGCCGGGTCGTCACGACAGTCGTCAATCAGGCGCAGGTCCCCATCATGCTCGGGCCGGCGGCGTCGGCAGACATCACGTCCAACTCGGATACCTGTAGCGACCTCGTCTATCGGGCGAGCGAGAACACCGCGATGGACGCCCGCTCAGGTGGGAAGTACGTCGCCAGAGAGACGGACGTGTCGAGCGTCTACCTGTTCGGCGCGGACTACAGCTTCGGCCGCGCAGTCGTCAACAACTACCGGGACGTGCTGGAATCTGAAGGCGTCGATATTGTCGGCGAACGCTTCGTCGAACAGGGGTACGCCGAGTGGGAAGGGCTGCTTGACAACGCCGAAGAAGCCGGTGCCGAGGGCGTCGTCGGCGGATTCACAGTTGCGACGCTTCCGGCAATGTTCAACGCCTTCCTCTCGGGTGAGTACTCCTATCGGGTGTTCGGCGGGTTCGCCACCAGAATCACCAACAGCGTCGTCGGCGGGACAATGCAGAGCGTGCTCGGCGAGCCCCTGACAGCCGAGAAGATCAGGGACTCACAGCTCGGGCCGTTCACGACCCGGTACCACTGGAACCAGTACGACAACCCGATCAACGATGCGTTTGTCGACAGCTACACCAGCGCCTACGGCGTCGTCCCAGACCTGTTCTCGGCGGGGACCTTCACCGGCGCGTCGGCGATCCATCAGGCGGTTCAGGAGAGCGGGTCGACCGAAGGTGCGGATATCGCCGACGCCCTGAAGGAGATGACAGTCACCGACACGCCGAAAGGCGAGGGCGGCTACACCTTCCAGGGGTACAACAACCAGGCGCGGTCGGCGATGACCGTCGCGAACCCGATTCCGACAACCGATGAGTGGGCCGACAACTGGGGCGCCGCTATCATGCCCGGCGAACCGCTCGCTCGCATCAGCGCTGACGAGACGACCATTCCGCAGGATAGCGACCAGATGGGCTGTTCACTGTAGGTATGCTCCGAACACAGGGACTGACAAGAGAGTTCGGAGGACTCACCGCCGTCGACAGCGTCGACTTCGAACTCGACGCGGAACTGTGCTCACTTATTGGCCCGAACGGGGCCGGGAAGACGACGTTCTTCAATCTGCTGACCGGGAGCCTCTCGCCCACCGAAGGCACGGTCGAACTCCGGCGGAACGGGACTTGGGAGGACATCACCGACGCGTCGCCCCACGAGACAGCCAGCAAGGGCCTCCACCGTTCCTACCAGGTGACGAACATCTTCCCCGATAGCACGGTCTTGGAAAACGTCCGGGTTGCCGAGCAGGCCCACAGCAACGACGCGACGACGTTCTGGCGCAACGTCGACCACTACGATGAGTTCACCGAGCGCGCCCACGAGACTCTCGACCGGGTCGGTCTCTCCCACCGGGCCGGGGACCTCGCGAGCACGTTGAGCCACGGCGCAAAGCGAAAGCTCGAAGTCGCCATCGCGCTGGCCGGCGACCCCGCGGTGCTCCTGCTGGACGAGCCAAACGCCGGCGTCTCCTCGGAGAGCGTCGACGAAATCCGGGACCTCATCGAAGCAGTGGCGGAGGACTACCCGGTGTTGCTGGTCGAGCACAACATGGACATCGTGATGGGCGTTTCCGACCGCGTCGTCGTGCTCCATCAGGGTGCGGTCATCGCTGACGGACCGCCGGCAGAGGTACGGGCTAACCCCGACGTACAGTCGGCGTATCTCGGCGGCTACGAACCGGGCAGTCTGGACGGCGATACAACTCCGACCGGGTCAGAACCGGACTCGGAGGAGGGGACGGCGTGAGCCTGCTCGAACTCGGCGGCGTCCACACGTACTACGGCGACAGCCACATCCTCGAAGGCGTGGACCTCTCCGTCGAGGAGGGAGAGGTAGTCGCGCTGGCCGGCCGCAACGGTGTCGGCAAGACGACCACCCTCCGGACCATCCTTCAATTGACGCCGCCTCGCGAGGGGTCGATCACGTTCCGCGACGAGTCGCTGGTCGGGCTGGAGACGCACGAGGTCGCCGAGCGCGGACTGGGCTGGATTCCGGAGGACCGTCGGATGTTCAGCCAACTCACCGTCGAGGAGAACCTCCGGGCGGCGATACCGGACCCGGACGATGTGGGCGACGGTCTCCGACTGGCCTTCGACTCGTTCCCCATCCTCGAAGAGCGGCGGGGGCAGGACGCCGGAACGCTGTCGGGCGGGCAACAGCAGATGCTCGCCATCGCTCGTGGTCTTGTCGGTGACAACGACCTGCTGCTGGTCGACGAACCGAGTGAGGGTCTGGCCCCGCAAATCGTCGCCGACGTGGCCGAGGCGCTGTCGAAAGCGAGCGAGGACGTGACGATGTTGCTGGTCGAGCAGAACCTCCCGCTGGCGCTGGACCTCGCTGACCGGTTCTACATCCTCGACAAGGGTCGCGTCGTTGACGACGGGGAGACGGCGGCGGTGACTGCCGACGACGAGCGGTTCAGGAGGTATCTGTCGGCATGATCGTCGACGCGCTCACGGAGTTCCTGACCCTCGGCGAACTCGGCGGCGTCATCGTCAACGGCCTCGCCAAGTCGGCGCTGTACGTGATGATCGCCAGCGGCCTCACACTCATCTTCGGCCTCATGGGCGTGCTGAACTTCGCCCACGGGTCGCTGACGATGGTCGGGGCGTACCTTGGCGGTCTCCTGATGGTGGTCACAGTCACCGGCGGGACAGCGCCGCTGACCCGTCTCGGCCTGTTTTTCGTCGCCATCGTCGTCGCCTTCGCGCTGTTGACGGTGCTGGGCGGGGCCATCGAGACAACTATCATTCGGCCGCTGTACGACCGGCCGCCAATATACCAGATCCTGCTGACGTTCGGCCTGACGCTCGTTATTGAGGAGCTCGTTCGCATCGTGCTGGGTATCTACGACCTCCAGCCGCTGTCGGACTGGCAGGCCGCGCTGGCGACCAAGCCGCAGATTCTGCGCGAACCGGTCACGCTCGGTCCCGTCAGCGCCGGCTGGATGTCGCTGTTCCAGATACTCCTTGGAACGATCACGGTGGTCGGCATCTGGGCGTTCCTCACCAAGACCCGCTATGGCCTGTACATCCGGGCCGGCAGCGAGGACACGGAGATGGCGTCGGCGCTTGGTATCGACGTTCGCCAGGTGTTTACCGTCGTGTTCGCGCTGGGTATCGGCTTGGCTGGCGCGGCCGGAACACTGCTGATGTGGGACCCGACGTGGGGCGCGAGCGTTCCGCTCGCGGCCGAGACGCTGCTGCCGGCGTTCATCGTCGTCATCGTCGGCGGCCTCGGGACGTTCCGGGGCACCGTCGTCGCCGCCCTCGTGGTAGGGATGGCAGACGCGGTGACGACCTGGTGGTTCCAGAACGTTATCGAGTTCACGGGCCTGCCGGAACTGGTGCTGTTTCTGGTGCTCGTGGTGACGCTTATCCTCCGCCCGCAGGGCCTGTTCGGCGTCGAGGAGGTGGGGGGCCATTAGCGCAGAGTCCGAGGCTGACGCCGAGGCGGCGTCCGAGCCACCGGCGACGACTGTGGAAACAGGATGGCCACGTGAGTACCTGCGGGACCACACTGCCCATATCGTCATCATCGCCCTGCTGGCACTGTACCCGCCGGTGTATCACACGCTGTTGAACTCGGCGGTCAGCGCCGAGACGCAAATGCTCCTACCGACGGTAGAGACGATGGTCGGCGTCCTCTATTTCGGCCTCTTTGCCATCTCCTTTGATTTCATCAGCGGCTACACCGGTTACCTCTCGTTCGGCCACGCGGTGTTCTACGGGACTGGCGCGTACACTATCATCCTCATCGCCAACGGGAAGCTGCCGCTACTCGGTCCCGGAACGCCGTTCATGCTGTCGCTGCTTGTTGGCGGCTGTATAGCTGTCGTGCTGGCCATACTCGTTGGACTCGTCTCGTTTCGCCTCTCGGGCGTCTACTTCGCGATGATCACCCTCGGCTTCGCACAGGTGTTCTACGTGTTCGTTCGCGGCTGGGACTACGTAGCGACCAACCCCCGGGACGGCCCCGCGGTCGGGCCAAGCCACGCCGAGGGGTTCCAGATCGGAATTCCC includes the following:
- the ppc gene encoding phosphoenolpyruvate carboxylase, encoding MTLHAREINQDVRELGALLGEVLEAQTSTEAFETVETIRNSCIDYRRGDAETRDEVHRALNRLNPETQDIVARAFTTYFELINLAEERERVREIREGSQGDVLADSVEEAVRDLAERGADPEEFEQVLEDVLIQPTFTAHPTEARRKTVKAKLRSVARDIERLDERRLTDREQKRIERDLDAEVTSLWQTPQVRDRRPEVTDEALNVQWYLENVLFDVIDEVYDELEHTLEDVYDEDIDIDTLYEFRSWAGSDRDGNPFVTTDVTEETLERQRDTVLPLYRTKLKELSGVLSQDASNIATDALFNERLDRHKSRLPGVAKEAEERYPDEPYRQKLRLMRESVIRVSDVRQGGYENDEELLTDLRVIADSLRENDAEVIAEAHVDPLIRKVETFGFTLASLDLRDHRKMHTDAIAEAVDRQGIDYASMDEDERVEFLTEAILQDNTVIDMEDTEGLSEDATRVLDRFRATADWQNEFGIDAIDTYAISWCEEPSHALEVLFLADQVDIVDLPGYCGFDVVPLLESEYALSGARRIMGTLFENEAYSQALEARDNIQEIMLGYSDSNKENGFLAANWSLYNNQKRLADITDDYDVEMRLFHGRGGSISRGGGPMNDAMLALPNETVTGQIKFTEQGEAIAEKYANHDIAERNLEQMLNAQIRARQNAIEEPVEEIPDEWEEAMETAADAARDEYQDLLETDGFVEFFDQATPITVIENLNMGSRPASRSEDRSVEDLRAIPWVFSWTQARCIIPGWYSISTGLDAYLENGGDMETLQEMYENWPFFRTKLDNASLALARTDLGIAEEYADLADPELRERIYPRLVEEYEDTVEKVLEITGQDGLLSRDWLKENLERRNPYVDPLNLLQVRLLKQSHRTETERRTLRLTVQGIAAGMKNTG
- a CDS encoding helix-turn-helix domain-containing protein codes for the protein MIDIALDMEQYDCPFIDTTADHDVAFAAVHWDFDQRARELETRMVVEAEDAGILDTGLNSLQSHENMNDCALLRREDNAAHIRTTIEETAAMQTIRDNGGYITGPFHIEAGSETWHVGFDRGRDADTTLSELDRDNEYDVVDRTSATLPQLQDLVQNAGAAMTLVDGCRDLSDTERETLETAVSEGYFESPRDATLGSLAEDFGVSKPAVSKNLRRGERKMIERVVEALDDIED
- a CDS encoding ABC transporter substrate-binding protein, which translates into the protein MQNTATRRRVLGALGAGVVGLSGCVSDDSSMTEQDDSDGGMTDSGTNGESGGSGSAQTVSIGVLQPRAGDLKYYGDQSLWGFLSGLAYKGDTDPPTDPGSGEITITAGDTEYRLLVRDTEFSADTAQTAATNLVENEDVDMLAGCASSAVASRVVTTVVNQAQVPIMLGPAASADITSNSDTCSDLVYRASENTAMDARSGGKYVARETDVSSVYLFGADYSFGRAVVNNYRDVLESEGVDIVGERFVEQGYAEWEGLLDNAEEAGAEGVVGGFTVATLPAMFNAFLSGEYSYRVFGGFATRITNSVVGGTMQSVLGEPLTAEKIRDSQLGPFTTRYHWNQYDNPINDAFVDSYTSAYGVVPDLFSAGTFTGASAIHQAVQESGSTEGADIADALKEMTVTDTPKGEGGYTFQGYNNQARSAMTVANPIPTTDEWADNWGAAIMPGEPLARISADETTIPQDSDQMGCSL
- a CDS encoding ABC transporter ATP-binding protein — its product is MLRTQGLTREFGGLTAVDSVDFELDAELCSLIGPNGAGKTTFFNLLTGSLSPTEGTVELRRNGTWEDITDASPHETASKGLHRSYQVTNIFPDSTVLENVRVAEQAHSNDATTFWRNVDHYDEFTERAHETLDRVGLSHRAGDLASTLSHGAKRKLEVAIALAGDPAVLLLDEPNAGVSSESVDEIRDLIEAVAEDYPVLLVEHNMDIVMGVSDRVVVLHQGAVIADGPPAEVRANPDVQSAYLGGYEPGSLDGDTTPTGSEPDSEEGTA
- a CDS encoding ABC transporter ATP-binding protein — its product is MSLLELGGVHTYYGDSHILEGVDLSVEEGEVVALAGRNGVGKTTTLRTILQLTPPREGSITFRDESLVGLETHEVAERGLGWIPEDRRMFSQLTVEENLRAAIPDPDDVGDGLRLAFDSFPILEERRGQDAGTLSGGQQQMLAIARGLVGDNDLLLVDEPSEGLAPQIVADVAEALSKASEDVTMLLVEQNLPLALDLADRFYILDKGRVVDDGETAAVTADDERFRRYLSA
- a CDS encoding branched-chain amino acid ABC transporter permease, with protein sequence MIVDALTEFLTLGELGGVIVNGLAKSALYVMIASGLTLIFGLMGVLNFAHGSLTMVGAYLGGLLMVVTVTGGTAPLTRLGLFFVAIVVAFALLTVLGGAIETTIIRPLYDRPPIYQILLTFGLTLVIEELVRIVLGIYDLQPLSDWQAALATKPQILREPVTLGPVSAGWMSLFQILLGTITVVGIWAFLTKTRYGLYIRAGSEDTEMASALGIDVRQVFTVVFALGIGLAGAAGTLLMWDPTWGASVPLAAETLLPAFIVVIVGGLGTFRGTVVAALVVGMADAVTTWWFQNVIEFTGLPELVLFLVLVVTLILRPQGLFGVEEVGGH